One genomic region from Natrinema caseinilyticum encodes:
- the upp gene encoding uracil phosphoribosyltransferase: protein MPIEDRENAYLVTHALAKDTLSRLRDVETEQVSFRKGLVKLGRICGYEIIDGRMETEYVEIETPLEKTMGERVRGLDNVVIINVLRAATPFVEGLLKAFPRARQGVISASRDEEAGRDEDGSFPITVDYVKLPEIHEEDTVIVADPMLATGSTMCTVLEHVVETATQPENLIVLSALSAPEGLLRVGESCPEADLLTVSIDDRLDDDGFIVPGLGDAGDRAFRTT from the coding sequence ATGCCGATCGAAGACCGGGAAAACGCCTATCTCGTTACCCACGCACTGGCGAAGGACACACTCTCGCGGCTTCGCGACGTCGAGACCGAGCAAGTCAGCTTTCGAAAGGGGCTGGTCAAACTCGGCCGGATCTGCGGCTACGAAATCATCGACGGCCGGATGGAAACCGAGTACGTCGAGATCGAAACCCCGCTCGAGAAGACGATGGGCGAGCGCGTCCGCGGGCTCGATAACGTCGTCATCATCAACGTCTTGCGCGCCGCGACGCCGTTCGTCGAGGGACTGTTGAAGGCGTTTCCCCGGGCTCGTCAGGGCGTCATCAGTGCGAGCCGGGACGAGGAGGCGGGTCGCGACGAAGACGGGTCGTTTCCCATCACCGTCGACTACGTGAAACTGCCCGAGATACACGAGGAGGACACCGTCATCGTCGCCGATCCCATGCTCGCGACGGGGAGTACGATGTGTACCGTCCTCGAGCACGTCGTCGAGACCGCCACGCAGCCGGAGAATCTGATCGTTCTCTCGGCGTTGTCGGCGCCGGAGGGGCTGCTCCGGGTCGGCGAGTCGTGTCCCGAGGCGGATCTGCTGACGGTGTCGATCGACGACCGCCTCGACGACGACGGCTTCATCGTCCCGGGCCTCGGAGACGCTGGCGACCGAGCGTTCCGGACGACGTAA
- a CDS encoding amino acid-binding protein yields the protein MFDEIMEKFEGSPSQQAVIRLLLERGFSVNDDGRVVSGGIEIPNTGIAREIGVDRRVVDSTTDVILEDPELRRIFQNISQVPSLMDLAPVLDLTVLSIAVDDAEREGIVAEITGTLADHGISIRQTISEDPEFTDEPRLYLITDEDLPGEAITAIRNLGFVRKIELQ from the coding sequence ATGTTCGACGAGATCATGGAAAAATTCGAGGGGTCGCCGAGCCAGCAGGCCGTTATCCGCCTGCTGTTAGAGCGGGGATTCTCGGTCAACGACGACGGCCGGGTCGTCTCGGGCGGAATCGAGATTCCGAACACCGGGATCGCCCGCGAGATCGGCGTCGACCGTCGAGTGGTCGACTCGACCACCGACGTCATCCTCGAGGATCCCGAACTGCGCCGTATTTTTCAGAACATCTCGCAAGTGCCGAGCCTGATGGATCTGGCTCCCGTACTCGACCTGACGGTGCTGTCGATCGCCGTCGACGACGCCGAACGGGAAGGAATCGTCGCCGAAATCACGGGAACGCTCGCCGACCACGGAATCTCGATTCGCCAGACTATCAGCGAAGACCCGGAGTTTACCGACGAACCGCGGTTGTACCTGATTACGGACGAGGACTTGCCGGGCGAGGCGATCACCGCGATTCGCAATCTCGGGTTCGTCCGGAAGATCGAACTCCAGTGA
- a CDS encoding TrkH family potassium uptake protein has translation MPIRVDWRSSCSLTGTVLKWFSVALVAPIALALIDGDSPGPFLVTIVVTLVLAAGLERLTDDRKIGQREAFLMVALTWLGVALVGAIPFFVAGEGVFSRPVNAVFESTSGVTTTGATVIEDFGVHSRATMLWRAILQWLGGLGILIVAIGLFSHLLVGGAQLMETETQTRDVHRLRPRIGETARLIWWLYVGLTVLTTLALYLLHLVGLAPDMSLYDAVAHALTSISTAGFSPQPDSIGAFSPAVQWTLIPVMIVGATNFILLYYVVQGEYRRPLESAEFRFYVGLLASFGTLVAILLVLDPHLGPGLEATIRHSLFNVVSMVTTTGYASTNFDLWSPGAKHMLFLCMFTGGMAGSTTCSIKSLRWLVILKAFRRNLFVAIHPNAVRPIRLDDSVVDEETVGDIFTYVMLAIVIFFLLTVVIVADSARVGEPVNEFDALGAAASIFLNIGPAFGVAGPFDNYAVFSPFTRTVMIVMMWIGRIEIIPVLVLLTPEFWKS, from the coding sequence ATGCCGATTCGTGTCGACTGGCGCTCGAGTTGTAGCCTCACCGGAACCGTCCTGAAGTGGTTCTCCGTCGCGCTAGTAGCTCCGATCGCGCTCGCACTGATCGACGGTGATTCTCCCGGTCCGTTTCTCGTCACGATCGTCGTAACCCTCGTCCTCGCGGCCGGCCTCGAGCGGCTGACCGACGACCGGAAGATCGGTCAGCGCGAAGCGTTCCTGATGGTCGCGTTGACCTGGCTGGGGGTCGCACTGGTCGGTGCGATACCGTTTTTCGTCGCCGGCGAGGGCGTCTTTTCGCGGCCGGTCAATGCCGTTTTCGAGAGTACGAGCGGTGTCACGACGACGGGCGCGACCGTGATCGAAGATTTCGGCGTTCACTCTCGGGCGACCATGCTCTGGCGGGCGATCCTCCAGTGGCTGGGTGGCCTCGGCATTCTGATCGTCGCGATCGGCCTCTTTTCGCACCTGCTGGTCGGCGGCGCCCAGTTGATGGAAACCGAGACGCAAACGCGTGACGTCCACAGACTTCGGCCGCGAATCGGTGAAACGGCACGGCTCATCTGGTGGTTGTACGTCGGGTTGACCGTCCTCACGACGCTCGCTCTCTATCTGCTCCATCTGGTCGGGCTCGCACCCGACATGAGCCTCTACGACGCAGTCGCACACGCGCTGACCAGCATCTCGACGGCCGGCTTCTCCCCCCAACCCGACAGCATCGGCGCGTTTTCACCGGCGGTGCAGTGGACGTTGATCCCCGTCATGATCGTCGGTGCGACCAACTTCATCCTCCTCTACTACGTCGTTCAGGGGGAGTATCGACGACCCCTCGAGTCCGCGGAGTTCCGTTTCTACGTCGGTCTTCTCGCGTCGTTCGGGACTCTCGTTGCCATCTTGCTCGTTCTCGACCCGCATCTCGGTCCGGGCCTCGAGGCGACGATCCGCCACAGCCTGTTCAACGTGGTCTCGATGGTGACGACGACGGGCTACGCGTCGACGAACTTCGACCTCTGGTCTCCCGGTGCCAAGCACATGCTGTTCCTGTGTATGTTTACGGGCGGGATGGCCGGTTCGACGACGTGTTCGATCAAGTCGTTGCGATGGCTGGTCATTCTCAAAGCGTTCCGGCGAAACCTGTTCGTGGCAATTCACCCGAATGCCGTTCGTCCGATCCGTCTCGACGACTCGGTGGTCGACGAAGAGACGGTCGGTGACATCTTCACGTACGTCATGCTCGCGATCGTGATCTTCTTCCTCCTGACGGTGGTCATCGTCGCCGACAGCGCTCGAGTCGGTGAACCCGTAAACGAGTTCGACGCGCTGGGTGCGGCCGCGTCGATCTTCCTCAACATCGGGCCGGCGTTCGGCGTGGCCGGCCCGTTCGACAACTACGCCGTCTT
- a CDS encoding cupin domain-containing protein, which produces MGYSVIDPEDREPVADRPCDLRRLSEAAGLDSVAINRFVAEPGEQLPLAYHYHETQEEAFVVCSGTLHVETPDGEFEVAEGSMFAASPEAPHRAYNPADAADSVSVIAIGAPPVDGDAVPYETDE; this is translated from the coding sequence ATGGGATATTCAGTCATCGACCCGGAGGATAGAGAGCCCGTCGCCGATCGACCCTGCGATCTCCGCCGATTGAGCGAGGCTGCCGGGCTGGATAGCGTTGCGATCAACCGGTTCGTCGCGGAACCGGGCGAACAGCTGCCGCTCGCCTACCACTATCACGAGACCCAGGAGGAGGCGTTCGTCGTCTGCTCGGGAACGTTGCACGTCGAGACTCCGGACGGCGAATTCGAGGTGGCGGAGGGGTCGATGTTCGCGGCCTCGCCGGAAGCGCCCCACCGAGCGTACAATCCCGCCGACGCCGCCGATTCCGTTTCCGTCATCGCGATCGGTGCCCCGCCGGTCGACGGCGACGCGGTTCCGTACGAGACCGACGAGTGA
- a CDS encoding glutathione S-transferase N-terminal domain-containing protein, with protein MSATAESPITFYRLQGCPFCERVARLLSAYDLDYRSRFVEPMHSERDVVKRIAGVRTVPVIVDENTGVTMAESANIVGYLESTYGEGARPDRAAADAGGDD; from the coding sequence ATGAGCGCGACCGCAGAGTCACCGATCACGTTCTACCGGCTGCAGGGCTGTCCGTTCTGCGAGCGGGTCGCCCGGTTGCTGTCAGCGTACGATCTCGACTACCGATCGCGGTTCGTCGAACCCATGCACTCCGAACGGGACGTCGTCAAACGGATCGCCGGGGTCCGGACCGTTCCCGTCATCGTCGACGAGAATACCGGTGTCACGATGGCCGAAAGCGCAAACATCGTCGGCTATCTCGAGTCGACCTACGGTGAGGGAGCGCGCCCCGACCGAGCCGCGGCGGACGCGGGAGGTGACGACTGA
- a CDS encoding redoxin domain-containing protein, producing MLDFEVVELGPTDHPEPGDEAPEFTRPLVTAEFWEDRTLSDLVRDTDGRTILVFTPMTGSFLAKYVWDELADRNWDERSARIVGVTASTPYGIKRFLADNDYPFQFVSDPGNGVAAAYDVAHDLDGMTGISEPRIAFFALDSDRTVQSAWVATDWPEFPDYDDLESDLGLA from the coding sequence ATGCTCGACTTCGAGGTCGTCGAACTCGGCCCGACGGATCACCCCGAGCCCGGCGACGAGGCGCCGGAATTCACCCGGCCGCTCGTCACCGCCGAATTCTGGGAGGACCGAACCCTCTCGGACCTCGTCCGCGACACCGACGGGCGGACGATTCTCGTCTTCACCCCAATGACGGGGTCGTTTCTCGCGAAATACGTCTGGGACGAACTCGCGGATCGAAACTGGGACGAGCGCTCGGCCCGGATCGTCGGCGTCACGGCGTCGACCCCCTACGGCATCAAACGATTCCTCGCCGACAACGACTATCCCTTCCAGTTCGTCAGCGATCCGGGCAACGGGGTCGCGGCGGCGTACGACGTCGCACACGACTTGGACGGGATGACCGGGATCAGCGAACCCCGCATCGCGTTCTTCGCACTCGACAGCGATCGCACGGTCCAGAGCGCGTGGGTCGCCACCGACTGGCCCGAATTTCCCGACTACGACGACCTCGAGTCGGACCTCGGACTCGCGTGA
- a CDS encoding DUF5828 family protein: MEESISGFKVRGDWGDIVEHGERITRALQDAGAHDLDRGDGAQYVRAFEEWDEWRPKAHETLDADVSEKTADQASVEEGKGEKAGKEPDEDIKTAGEKLSESYEKLEDDDAEAAVGNWKESIDYVARAADSAGRKALRRVEDTVYQNVMTQLAPYYFDNELVSANVQQSTRNGGTSEQFVFEVNVNDDELKDDVSDLLAEYEDDIDRWHVEVEKDTDAAEAIEGAEPPPEPDDNSRSTTN; the protein is encoded by the coding sequence ATGGAAGAGAGCATCTCGGGATTCAAGGTTCGCGGTGACTGGGGCGACATCGTCGAACACGGCGAGCGGATCACGCGCGCATTGCAAGATGCCGGGGCTCACGACCTCGACCGAGGCGACGGTGCGCAGTATGTTCGCGCATTCGAGGAGTGGGACGAGTGGCGGCCCAAGGCCCACGAAACACTCGATGCCGACGTCAGTGAAAAAACCGCAGACCAGGCGAGTGTCGAGGAAGGCAAGGGCGAAAAGGCCGGCAAAGAGCCGGACGAGGACATCAAGACGGCCGGTGAAAAGCTGTCCGAGTCCTACGAGAAACTCGAGGACGACGACGCGGAGGCCGCGGTCGGCAACTGGAAGGAGTCGATCGACTACGTCGCGCGAGCGGCCGACTCGGCGGGGCGCAAGGCCCTGCGCCGCGTCGAAGACACGGTCTATCAGAACGTGATGACGCAGCTCGCACCCTACTACTTCGACAACGAACTCGTCAGCGCAAACGTACAGCAGTCGACGCGAAACGGCGGAACCAGCGAGCAGTTCGTCTTCGAAGTCAACGTCAACGACGACGAACTCAAAGATGACGTCTCCGACCTGTTGGCCGAATACGAGGACGATATCGACCGCTGGCACGTCGAGGTCGAGAAAGACACGGACGCCGCCGAGGCTATCGAGGGGGCCGAGCCACCGCCCGAACCCGATGACAACTCCAGATCGACGACGAACTGA
- a CDS encoding inorganic phosphate transporter translates to MVDIATLGTFAVAAVASLFMAWAIGAGSSGSTPFAPAVGANAISVMRAGFLVGLLGFGGAVLQGANVSEAVGTELIGGVMLSSIAATLALLIAAALVATGIFTGYPIATAFTVTGAVIGVGLALGGDPAWPKYTEMATLWLLTPLVGGGIAYAVARLLRAAWVSETYFIVLLAGLVGGIVANIKFALLGPPGGGGASIAQVSGEWLPGPDIAGLAAATLVIAAVWAGLIAFDLGNGLERGERHFLLVLGGLVAFSAGGSQVGLAIGPLVPLSSEFELPLFAMLVGGGFGLLLGSWTGAPRMIKAISQDYSSLGPRRSIAALIPSFIIAQAAVFYGIPVSFNEIIVSAIIGSGYAAADAGGGVSARKMGFTVLAWIGSLAGSIIVAYVGYAAIDAIAL, encoded by the coding sequence ATGGTCGACATCGCCACGCTCGGGACCTTCGCCGTGGCCGCAGTCGCGAGCCTCTTTATGGCCTGGGCGATCGGCGCTGGCTCGAGCGGTTCCACGCCGTTCGCACCGGCCGTCGGTGCGAACGCAATTTCAGTGATGCGAGCCGGATTTCTCGTCGGATTGCTCGGTTTCGGCGGTGCGGTGCTCCAGGGGGCGAACGTCTCCGAAGCGGTCGGCACGGAGCTTATCGGCGGAGTGATGCTTTCGTCGATCGCCGCCACCCTGGCTCTCCTGATCGCGGCCGCCCTCGTGGCCACCGGTATCTTCACCGGGTATCCGATCGCGACGGCGTTTACCGTGACCGGGGCCGTCATCGGCGTCGGCCTCGCGCTGGGCGGCGATCCGGCGTGGCCGAAGTACACCGAGATGGCCACGCTATGGCTGTTGACACCGTTGGTCGGCGGGGGAATCGCCTACGCGGTCGCCCGGCTTCTCCGCGCCGCGTGGGTCTCGGAGACGTATTTCATCGTCTTGCTGGCCGGACTCGTCGGCGGAATCGTCGCCAACATCAAATTCGCCCTCCTCGGCCCGCCGGGGGGCGGCGGCGCATCGATCGCCCAGGTCTCGGGCGAGTGGCTCCCCGGCCCGGACATCGCCGGCCTCGCCGCCGCGACGCTGGTGATCGCGGCGGTCTGGGCGGGCCTGATCGCGTTCGACCTCGGAAACGGACTCGAACGCGGCGAACGACATTTCCTGCTCGTCCTCGGCGGCCTGGTCGCCTTTTCCGCCGGGGGCAGTCAGGTCGGGCTGGCGATCGGTCCGCTGGTCCCCCTCTCGAGCGAGTTCGAGTTGCCGTTGTTTGCGATGCTCGTCGGCGGCGGATTCGGTCTCCTGCTCGGATCGTGGACCGGCGCACCGCGGATGATCAAGGCGATTTCGCAGGACTACTCCTCGCTGGGGCCCCGTCGGTCGATCGCCGCACTCATTCCCTCGTTCATCATCGCACAGGCCGCGGTGTTCTACGGTATCCCGGTCTCGTTCAACGAGATTATCGTCAGCGCAATTATCGGCAGCGGGTACGCTGCGGCCGACGCCGGCGGCGGCGTCAGCGCTCGGAAAATGGGGTTCACCGTCCTCGCGTGGATCGGCTCGCTGGCCGGTTCGATCATCGTCGCGTACGTCGGCTACGCTGCCATCGATGCGATCGCGCTCTGA
- a CDS encoding hemolysin family protein gives MALPPPIEIMLALYEIPVVGLEIDQSVVTILGVLALVVLVGLSAFFSSSEIALFSIPKHRVEGMAEDGIPGAERVKALKADPHRLLVTILVGNNLVNIAMSSIATAILAFYFGSLASVVIATFGIAAIVLLFGESAPKSYAVENTESWSIRVARPLKIAERVMYPLVVLFDYLTRQINRLTGSTGAIETPYVTRDEIQEMIESGEREGVLEEEEHEMLQRIFRFNNTIVKEVMTPRLDMTAVPKDAGIDEAIETCIQSGHARVPVYEGSLDNVQGVVHIRDLVRDLNYGEPGGDELELGDLIQPTLHVPESKNVDELLSEMRENRMHMAIVIDEFGTTEGLVTMEDMIEEIVGEILEGGEEQPIEEIDADTVLVRGEVNIEDVNEALEIDLPEGQEFETIAGFIFNRAGRLVEEGEEITYDGVRITVETVENTRIMKARLRKLDLVDEEPEPDEEGGPTALEIDENDT, from the coding sequence ATGGCGTTGCCTCCACCCATCGAGATTATGTTGGCCCTGTACGAGATCCCGGTGGTGGGACTCGAGATCGATCAGTCGGTGGTGACGATCCTCGGTGTGCTCGCCCTCGTCGTCCTCGTCGGTCTCTCCGCGTTCTTCTCGTCGTCGGAAATCGCGTTATTTTCCATCCCGAAACACCGCGTCGAGGGGATGGCCGAGGACGGAATTCCGGGCGCGGAGCGCGTGAAGGCGTTGAAGGCGGACCCGCACCGGTTGCTCGTGACGATCCTCGTCGGGAACAACCTCGTCAACATCGCGATGTCGTCGATAGCGACGGCGATCCTCGCGTTCTACTTCGGCAGTCTGGCGTCCGTCGTGATCGCGACGTTCGGCATCGCCGCGATCGTCCTCCTGTTCGGCGAGAGCGCGCCCAAGTCCTACGCCGTCGAAAATACCGAGTCCTGGTCGATCCGCGTCGCGAGACCCTTGAAGATCGCAGAGCGGGTGATGTATCCGCTCGTCGTTCTCTTCGATTACCTCACGCGACAGATCAACCGTCTCACCGGCTCTACGGGTGCGATCGAGACGCCGTACGTCACCAGAGACGAGATCCAGGAGATGATCGAATCCGGCGAGCGCGAGGGCGTCCTGGAGGAAGAAGAACACGAGATGCTCCAGCGGATATTCCGGTTCAACAACACGATCGTCAAGGAGGTCATGACGCCGCGACTGGACATGACGGCGGTCCCGAAAGACGCCGGCATCGACGAAGCCATCGAGACCTGTATTCAGAGCGGCCACGCCCGCGTCCCGGTCTACGAAGGGAGCCTCGACAACGTTCAAGGGGTCGTCCACATCCGCGATCTCGTCCGGGACCTCAACTACGGCGAACCCGGCGGCGACGAACTCGAACTCGGCGATCTCATCCAGCCGACGCTGCACGTTCCCGAGTCGAAGAACGTCGACGAACTCCTCTCCGAAATGCGCGAAAATCGGATGCACATGGCGATCGTCATCGACGAGTTCGGGACCACGGAGGGGCTGGTGACGATGGAGGATATGATCGAGGAGATCGTCGGCGAGATCCTCGAGGGCGGCGAGGAACAGCCGATCGAGGAGATCGACGCGGACACCGTTCTCGTCCGGGGCGAGGTTAACATCGAAGACGTCAACGAGGCCCTCGAGATCGATCTCCCGGAGGGCCAGGAGTTCGAGACCATCGCCGGCTTCATCTTCAACCGCGCGGGACGCCTCGTGGAGGAGGGTGAGGAGATCACCTACGACGGCGTCCGCATCACCGTCGAAACGGTCGAGAATACCCGGATCATGAAAGCCCGCCTCCGAAAGCTCGACCTCGTCGACGAGGAACCCGAACCCGACGAGGAGGGCGGCCCCACGGCCCTCGAAATCGACGAAAACGATACGTGA
- a CDS encoding DUF7522 family protein: MDGETIDSELADELYSVCRTTVGDELRSITYFTEDDVEQLYLRSDLEQTADLVGFADHERLGFHSQSAYRNTQLGEYQATIRMFDNGFLSRVIRGPHGVWVTTDDMSIERFEELTSALASVLDEFAETVDVDGDDESTGDE, from the coding sequence ATGGACGGCGAGACCATCGATTCCGAACTCGCGGACGAACTATACAGCGTCTGCCGGACGACGGTGGGCGACGAACTACGCAGTATCACCTACTTCACCGAGGACGACGTCGAGCAACTGTACCTCCGCTCGGACCTCGAGCAGACCGCGGATCTCGTCGGGTTCGCCGACCACGAGCGGCTGGGATTTCACTCGCAGTCGGCCTACCGGAACACGCAACTCGGCGAGTACCAGGCGACGATCCGAATGTTCGACAACGGCTTTCTCTCGCGGGTGATTCGCGGTCCTCACGGCGTCTGGGTGACGACGGATGATATGTCGATCGAGCGGTTCGAAGAACTGACGAGCGCCCTCGCGTCGGTTCTCGACGAGTTCGCGGAGACCGTCGACGTCGACGGTGACGACGAGTCGACCGGCGACGAGTGA
- a CDS encoding IMPACT family protein, with protein MSGAYRTVAEPATAEFVVQGSQFIGHVRPVGSVSAADEFIDAVRVEYADATHNVPAYRVRADADGDFLREYASDEGEPSGSAGKPALNVLTQRDLENCAVVVTRYYGGTNLGIGGLVRAYSRAVKEAVERAGIVEERPHEQVSITVEYDDSGTVRSILESEGCEFDADYAATVTFDVRVPVAEGDALRDRIRSATSGRADLG; from the coding sequence GTGAGCGGCGCCTACCGTACCGTGGCTGAACCCGCGACCGCGGAATTCGTCGTCCAGGGCTCGCAGTTCATCGGTCACGTCCGACCGGTCGGTTCCGTCTCGGCCGCCGACGAGTTCATCGACGCCGTTCGGGTCGAGTACGCCGACGCCACGCACAACGTCCCCGCGTATCGCGTGCGCGCCGACGCCGACGGTGACTTCCTGCGCGAGTACGCGAGCGACGAGGGCGAACCCTCCGGCTCGGCCGGCAAACCGGCGTTGAACGTCCTCACCCAGCGGGATCTCGAGAACTGCGCGGTCGTCGTGACCCGCTACTACGGCGGGACGAACCTCGGCATCGGCGGCCTCGTTCGGGCCTACTCTCGAGCCGTCAAAGAGGCCGTCGAGCGAGCCGGCATCGTCGAGGAACGACCGCACGAGCAGGTATCGATCACCGTCGAATACGACGACTCGGGCACCGTCCGCTCTATTCTGGAGAGCGAGGGGTGCGAGTTCGACGCCGACTACGCGGCCACCGTCACCTTCGACGTTCGCGTCCCGGTCGCCGAGGGCGACGCGCTCCGCGACCGCATCCGAAGCGCGACGAGCGGCCGGGCCGACCTCGGGTAG
- a CDS encoding L-threonylcarbamoyladenylate synthase — translation MSELDRAADAIESGSLVVYPTETVYGLGAAALDPDAVDRVFEVKGRDRSKPISFAVPSVPSALPYVRTTDRERRFMATFLPGPVTVLCRRRDAVPDELTAGRDHVGVRVPDHDLALALCERAGTPVTATSANVSGRESARKLADLDPEIREAAAVVIDGGETHGSESTVVDVSTETIHRRGALADEIEGWLERH, via the coding sequence ATGAGCGAACTCGACCGCGCGGCGGACGCGATCGAATCCGGGTCTCTCGTCGTCTACCCGACCGAGACGGTCTACGGGCTCGGAGCGGCGGCGCTCGATCCCGACGCCGTCGATCGCGTCTTCGAGGTGAAAGGGCGTGACCGATCGAAACCGATCTCGTTCGCGGTGCCGTCAGTCCCGTCGGCGCTTCCGTACGTCCGAACGACGGATCGCGAACGACGGTTCATGGCGACGTTTCTTCCGGGGCCCGTGACGGTCCTCTGTCGTCGACGTGACGCCGTCCCGGACGAACTCACCGCGGGCCGCGACCACGTCGGCGTCCGCGTGCCGGATCACGACCTCGCGCTCGCGCTGTGTGAGCGCGCCGGAACGCCGGTCACCGCGACGAGCGCGAACGTCAGCGGTCGCGAGAGCGCCCGGAAACTCGCCGATCTCGACCCCGAGATTCGTGAGGCGGCCGCGGTCGTCATAGACGGTGGCGAAACCCACGGCAGCGAAAGCACCGTCGTCGACGTCTCGACGGAGACGATCCACAGACGCGGCGCGCTGGCCGACGAGATCGAGGGCTGGCTCGAGCGCCACTAG
- the hisB gene encoding imidazoleglycerol-phosphate dehydratase HisB encodes MSERTATVTRETAETSIECTLEVDGNGAATIDTGIGFFDHMLTSFAKHGLFDLEIECDGDLEIDDHHTVEDVAIVLGRAFDEALGDRSGIVRYADRRVPLDEAVASAVVDVSGRPRCYFDGRFSQESIGEFTSDMARHFGETLAMNAGLTLHLEVAGENAHHEVEALFKALTRCLDDATRIDERREGTPSTKGTL; translated from the coding sequence ATGAGCGAGCGAACGGCAACCGTCACGCGCGAGACGGCCGAGACGTCGATCGAGTGTACGCTCGAGGTCGACGGAAACGGTGCGGCGACGATCGACACTGGAATCGGATTCTTCGACCACATGTTGACGTCGTTCGCCAAACACGGGCTGTTCGACCTCGAGATCGAGTGCGACGGCGACCTGGAGATCGACGACCACCACACTGTCGAGGACGTGGCGATCGTCCTCGGGCGAGCGTTCGACGAGGCGCTCGGCGATCGGTCGGGGATCGTCAGATACGCTGATCGACGCGTTCCGCTCGACGAAGCCGTCGCGAGCGCGGTCGTCGATGTGAGCGGACGGCCGCGCTGTTACTTCGACGGCCGGTTCTCCCAGGAGTCGATCGGCGAGTTCACGAGCGACATGGCGCGTCACTTCGGCGAAACGCTCGCGATGAACGCCGGCCTGACGCTCCACCTCGAGGTCGCCGGCGAGAACGCCCACCACGAGGTCGAGGCGCTGTTCAAGGCGCTCACGCGATGTCTCGACGACGCGACGCGAATCGACGAGCGGCGAGAGGGAACGCCGAGTACGAAAGGGACCCTTTGA
- a CDS encoding YgaP family membrane protein, whose translation MDRNVCGFDRLGRTVLATMLLLVGYRNRDRTVGTLAFVAGSDLLATAIIQRCPINALVGLDTCGADR comes from the coding sequence ATGGATCGGAACGTCTGCGGATTCGACCGCCTCGGCCGTACCGTCCTCGCGACGATGTTGCTGCTGGTCGGCTATCGAAACCGAGACCGGACGGTCGGCACGCTCGCATTCGTCGCGGGGAGTGACCTTCTCGCGACCGCTATCATCCAGCGGTGCCCGATAAACGCACTTGTGGGGCTCGACACGTGCGGAGCTGACCGGTAG
- a CDS encoding CRISPR-associated protein Cas4, translating to MTRAHVSFSDLRTAAYCPRKCYYQRTLPEEDREPPPEVEAIRALATRYTELLEAPADDFDCEPIAVSAIRYRDRLAATRRRLEAAGHWERLCDPDDRAVFAIGRHCRGIVHKVLGDPLEPVLISSGEPPDTGVWEPQSVHAVAAAKALSWQHGVRVERAWLEYPAYGVIRSLELTTRRTAQYRRALRTVRELDGPPARTTNRSKCEPCEFAAECGVKTRTLRSLLGI from the coding sequence GTGACCCGCGCGCACGTCTCGTTCAGCGATCTTCGGACCGCCGCCTACTGTCCGCGGAAGTGCTACTATCAGCGGACGCTGCCCGAAGAGGATCGCGAGCCGCCGCCCGAAGTCGAAGCGATTCGGGCACTGGCGACCCGGTACACCGAGTTGCTCGAGGCCCCGGCGGACGACTTCGACTGTGAGCCGATCGCCGTCTCCGCGATCCGGTACCGCGACCGGCTGGCCGCTACCCGCCGACGACTCGAGGCCGCGGGGCACTGGGAACGGCTGTGCGACCCCGACGACCGGGCTGTGTTCGCAATCGGCCGCCACTGCCGGGGGATCGTCCACAAGGTCCTCGGGGACCCGCTCGAGCCGGTCCTGATTTCGTCCGGCGAACCGCCCGATACCGGGGTCTGGGAGCCCCAGTCGGTTCACGCGGTCGCGGCCGCGAAGGCGCTTTCCTGGCAACACGGCGTGCGAGTCGAACGGGCCTGGCTCGAGTATCCGGCCTACGGCGTGATTCGGTCGCTCGAACTGACGACTCGGCGGACGGCACAGTATCGACGCGCCCTCCGTACCGTCCGAGAACTGGACGGGCCGCCGGCCAGAACGACCAATCGTTCGAAGTGCGAGCCCTGCGAGTTCGCGGCCGAATGTGGCGTGAAAACGAGAACGCTGCGATCGCTCCTGGGTATCTAG